GCGTGCAAAAACCCTATCTTTTAcacatccccagaaaaagaagAAGTCCATAGGGGTGAGATCTGGCGAACGTAAAGGCCAGTCAACGGTTCCCCGACGTCCAGTCCACCTGTTGGGAAATTCTTTGTCAAGGTAAAAATAGTCATGTTTTTAATGAAttctagtattaaatgaaacctagcaccacaattataaatactggtaatactggaataatccttactgtatacctacttttgcagccccctttaTAACTAGAAAACACAATGTAGTTTGATGTGggaagggggaagaaaaaaaaaggaataaaggataaaaaaagaaaagaacctCATTAGGACCAGTCTACATTATCCAAATCGAATCAGGCTAATGGGTCGTCATTTGtgggggtggttttttttttacgcaAAACATACCTTGAAATAAATCCCttagtctgacagattacctgagACAAACTGCTTCAACACAACAGCAGCTGAACTTGTGATTGTTGCGCTTATGAGGGAAGTTCATTAAAGATTTCCCCTGACCCACTTCCGGTTATTGGGGGAGGCTGAAATTGCACATGTATAATAATGCATATCTCTATAGGTCATGTGGTAATTTGCAGCTCTGATCTCATATCTGTTTCTCTTTTACAAATGCTAAGGTGGAGTAAAGTGTGATAATGGAGCCAATTTGAATGCAGCACGGTCATCAGGTCCCTGTACTTGAGAGGCCACACACCAAGGGAGATGTTCGATGAAATGAAAGACTTATGGGGAGGATGCCCTAGTCAAGCACTGGCATCGTCAGTTCAAGTGTGGTCGGATATCGATGGAAACGGCTCCCGTTCCCGGGCGACCACAGTCCGCCATTGATGAAGACACCATCCGGCAAGTggaggccgccattttggaggatCACTGCATAACCATTCGCCAACTAGCCCAAGATGTCAAGATCAATGTGGGGtctgtggaaaaaaataaaataaaaatcatccATGACCATTTGCACATGCAGAAGTTGTCTGCACAATGGATTCCCTGGTTGCTCACACCTTTCCAGAAGCAGGAATGAGTCAAGTGCTCCCAGGCTCTTTTGGCCATGTGCCAAGAAAACCAGGAGGACTTCTTTGACAGACTAATCACACAAGACGAAACATGGGTCCATCATTATGATCCAGAGACTAAAGCCCAGTTGAAGCAATGGAAGCATTATGACTCACCACCTCCGAAGGAGGCACATGTCCAACCGTCGGTGGGCAAGGTCATGCTCCTGGTCTTTTGGGACCAGTGCGGAGTAGTGATGATAGATTTCCTGGCGAAGGGTACCACAATCACCAGGACATACTATGCTTCACTGCTGCAGAAATTGCGGGTAGCCATCAAAACAGAGAGGTGTGGCATGCTGACCAAAGGGGTCCGCCTCCTGCAAGACAATGCCCCGGTTCACAACTTGCATGTTGCCCAGATGGAAGCACGGTCCTGCAGCTATGAAATCCTTCCTCACCCCCCTTACTCTCCCAACCTCACACCATCTGACTTCCACCTCTTTCCAACCATGAAGTCATTTTTGAAGGGCAAGCACTTCTCAGAGGATGAAAAGCTTATTTCCAAGGTCAAGTCATGGTTTCTGACGCAACCTGCAGACTTCTACAGGAGAGGTCTTTACAGCTGCATAAAGCGATGGGAGAAGTGCTTCAACCTTGGTGGTACCCATGTAGAGAAAGACTAATAACTATGCCAAGTTTTGTTACTCTCAGTCCATGGGAAGTGGGTCAGGGGAAATCTTTAATGAACATCACTCATACACCCGATTGAAAGATCCATTCAGCAATACTCCATCTGCTTTCTGCCTCCAGTCATTGCTGCTGATAGATTAGTAGCACAAGACAATACGTGACTTTACCAGATCAAGACCAGTGTTTGCACCCATGTACACGAAGaagctttttattttgaatggcagCAAGTTAAATTATTTTAACTTCATGTTGCGCTTGTCGAGTTAGGAGTCATTTAATTGCATAAAGCCTTTTCAGGACATGATCAAAAGGTCACTGTAGGTAAATTATACAATAAATTTATATTAGCATTAAAATCTCTTTGGTTGGaaagccaaaaaacaaaaaaaaattattggaaACATGCACATTCATAtagcagaccaaaaaaaaaaattaggtcgTCTCATATGGAACATGAGAATACCAATGGaacaatatactagtgcatctaaaaaaaattagaatgccatgaaaaagttcctttttttcataatttaattcaaaaaggtaaactttcatatattctatattcattacatgtaaagtgaaatatttaaagccttttttgttttaattttgatgattatggcttatagctcatgaaaatcagaaacccagtatctcaaattattagaatattccctaagatcaatcaaaaaaaaaagatttacaatacagcaatatccaacttctgaaaagtatattcatttatacactcagtacttggtaggggctcctttaccatgaattactgtatcagtgcggtgtggcatggaggtgatcagtctgtggcactgctgaggtgttattgaagcccaggttgctttgatagtggccttcagcgtatctgtatttttgggtcaggtgtttctcatcttcctcttgacaataccccatagattctctatggggttcaggtcaggcaagttggctggccaatcaaacacagtaatatcatggtcagcaaaccatttggtagtagttttggcactgtggataggtgctaagtcctgctggaaaaggaaatcagcatctccaaaaagctcgtcagcagatggaagcatgaagtgctctaaaatctcctggtagatggctgtgttgactttggacttgataaaatacagtggaccaacaccagcagatgacatggcaccccaaatcatcacagactgtggaaacttcacactggacttcaaacaccttggattctgtgcctctccactcttcctccagactctagaaccgtgatttccaaattaaatgcaaaatgtactttcatctgaaaagaggactttggaccactgagcaacagtccatttctttctctccttagcccagataagacacttctgacattgtctctggctcaggagtagcttgatattaggaatgcgaaagttgtagcccctttcttgaagatgtctgttcatgatggctcttgatacactgacaccagcctcagtccactccttgtgaagctctcccaagttcttgaatcaacttttcttgacaatcctctcaagactgcggccatccctgttgcttgtgcaccttttccagccacccttttcagcaatgaccttttgtggcttaccctccttgtggagggcatcagtgatcatcttctggacaactatcaagtcagcagtcttccccatgattgtggttgtgtgtactgaactagaccgagagatacactgtgttcatactgttttactcaaactcgaaatgaaatattctaatattttgagatggttttttttaatatgtttttgtactgtatgccatactgattaaaattaaaatagaaaaatgcttgaaacattttagtttgtgtgtaatgagtctataatatataacattttcactttcttaaataactgatggaaaatattgaacttttacacaatgttctaattttttgagatgcactagtacactcactgtccactttatcagGAACAACTGTACACTCATGCAGTTATCTTTtcagccagtcatgtggcagcagcacaacacataaaatcatacagatacaggtcaagatcttcagttaatgttcacatcaaacatcagaatgaagatggTTTCTGGGACTGTGACCATATCAtggttgctggcatcaaaagggctggtttgaatatttcaggaaCCGCTGATGATCTGGGATTTTCACCAGAACACACAACACATCGAGCCTTGAAAtgaatgagctacaacagcagaagaccacatcagggtccactcctgtcaaccaagaaccagaatctgaggccatcatggGAACCGAccattttttccccctccctttcCATTCGGGTTGAACTTTCCATTCAGCTCAGACCATTCGGATCATTCTCCTCTGATCCCTAATCAACAAGGCTTTTCAGTCGGCAGTCCCTCGACacacaatgttttttgtttttcgcaccattctatgtaaactctagagactgttgtgtgtgaaaaccccagatgatcagcagtttctgaaacactcaaacctgcCCTTCTGATACCAACATCGCTGCCATGGACAAAAATCACCAAGATCACATTTCTTCCCCATTCTGATcacattacctgaagctgctgggtcgtttctgcatgattttatgcataatGCCACTCGATTaactgattagataattgcatgaatgagtaggtgtacatATGTTCCGAATAAAGTGCTTCGTGGAGTATAGTAATACATGTGTTAAATAAATTAGGCTGAATTTTTTTCCAGTGCAAGTGCATAACAATtttaaccaccaaaaaaaaaaaaacttgcaagaGGGCATGTTGAGTATTTTATATGCAAAGTAggttttgaaaaagaaaaaaaaaaggtctatgCATTTGGGATTgagagggggaagaaaaaaagtaCATCATTTAGCTTATAAAAATGATCGCTCAGTGTAAACTGAAGGTAAATGTTTAGAAAATTAGAACATGAAACTGGAATGGACTTCACTGTGGACAGATTCAAACTAGTTCAACCTGAGCCTAATCTGCGTTGAGCATCACTACGTCAGAAAGGGGAAGGTTATCAGAATGGTGCGAGATCATGACCACGTGCACCTCtaaataaagattttatttagaaCATTCTAACAATGTTGCTCTGAGGATCTGTTTgcagaaattttcagcttgtaccTGTAATGTTCGACTGcatactttataatatgcaggacAGCAAGCTCACACGCAAGACGTTTTCCTAGAACATGTGTACGAAGGACAGCTCCGATTTTAAAAACGGCCCGTCAGCTGTCCACTGATCACGCGGAAAGAATATCCACCTGAAacctttaaggggaaaaaacagtgcgctgtgtgcgcgcgcatgaaaATAAGAGCTGTGGGGGCAGACATGGAAAATAAGGCCTCAGTGTTTTTGCATATAACATCCAGGGGAAGTGAAGCAAGTCCACAGCGGCTCATTGCTACAGCGTGGCCAACACTCTGAGGAAAGAGATGATGAGAACGCAGAAAGACTGTCCGACTCCAAAGACAAAAGCCTCCAACGAGATCATCTTCTTCCCTGCTGCCATATAGACCCCTGCTATGGCTGCACCTGGAACAAGCCACAAGAAATTtctttcagtttaaaaaaaaccaaaccaaaacaaaaaaaaacaaaacaatgtgcctcatttatcaagctagACATGAACTAACTCATTCAGAAATTGCCTGCAGAAGCATTTACAACCTcagttccaaaaaatttgggatgctgtgtagactaaataaaaacaatgcaataatttgcaaaatcagggaaaccctatatttcactgaaaatagtacagacaCAACGTAAATgctgaaattgagaaattttattgttttttgaaaaatatatgctctttTTGAAACTgtcgtcagcaacacgtttcaaaaaagttgggacaggggttatATTTAcccctgtgttgcatcacctctacttttaacaactctctgtaaacatttgggaactgaggagaccaaattgctgtagctttgaaagtgaaacgttgtcccattcttgcctgttacacagtttcagttgctcaacagtttggggtctcctttgttgtattttgcacgtcataatgcatcaaatgtttgaaatgggagacaggtctgggctgcaggcaggccagtttagcacccggactcttactacggagccatgcagttttaacatgtgcagaaagcagtttggctttgtcttgctgaaagaaggaaggccttccctgaaaaagattttgtctggatggcagcatattgctctgaaacgtgtaaatATATCATTCGGTATTAATGATACCTTCCCAGATgtccaagctacccatgtcatgtgcactaatgccccctcataccatcacagatgctggcctttgaactgtgcactgataacaagctggacggtccctctcctctttagcctggaggatgtggtgtccatgatttctaaaaagaatttctacttttgattcatcagacctcgggacaattttccacttcacctcagtccatcgtaaaagagctcaggcccagagaaggtggtggtgtttctggatattgtttatatttggttttaacttgcatttgtggatgaagtaatgaactgttttcacagacgatggttttctgaagtgttcctgagcccgtacagtgatttccactacagacacgtgtctgcttttaatgcagggtcacctgaagatcacaggtgtcagttttcagccttgtgtcttgcatacagagattttttccagattctctgaatcttttagtgatattatgtaccataaatgatctgatccccaaattctttgcaatttgattcttaaattgttgcactgttttgcccacgtagtctttcacagagcggtgaacccctccccatctttacttctgagagactccgcctctctgggatgctctttttatacccaatcatgttattgaGTAGTACCGTGAGTtgccctagtggttagcgtgtccaccccttgatcgggagatcaggagttctattcatggttgggtcataccaaaggccatcataaaaatggtacctactgctgtctggcaaggcacactgcaaagtCGAGAGTTTGACTCTCGCTGGTAACCACGACAGTTAAACTCACagttaccagaagactagcccccacactgtaaccctagctatgtaataggtgagaggctatggaaacggagatcgccgcagccctatgcgccacatggcatgggaagagactgacatgttactgacctgttgacaatttttttttttaagcaccacacaactttttcagtcttttgttacccctgtcccaacttttctgaaatgtgttactgacatcaaattcaaaatgagcatagatttttcaaaaaaacatctgtttcaacatttgatatattgcctttgtactattttcaatgaaatattgggtttccatgatttgcaaatgatcacattctgtttttatttatagtttacacagtgtgccaacttttttggaattggagttgtacacaccaaaaaaaaagtaGTATGCATGAAGAAACAGATTGGAAATCTAGATCCTAGGAGAGCTCCTAAACGTGTGCTATGTTGTGTATAAGGACACTCACTCACTAATATAAACCTCGGCTTCAaatcctatggagcacttgcatgtgacgtcacatccgatccagattgtaaacagacgccaccttgtcggtcaaacgccatatttccgccttctacttctaccttttcttctggaaaaaccctactatatacaattctactacaacgtcaactccactgaaaatcaataaaacaaaagatgagtggaatcctgtgtccgagtccttccctttcaagtgtgggaaacccatgatgctcacatacaaatgacagtaggctgccacgggaccctgacaggcgtgcaaaatggattgctgctatcaggtataccatatatacagtaatagtgatagactacaagctctccctacctgtgcatgttttttgtgtgtatttttgcgtgttgttcgtctgtaccggacttcaatatccactacaaccgtatggacttactggacattggtttccagcagaaaatgacggtttgtagcgatttccatcgcatgcacaacattccggacgagatagcgagaccagcggggtctcaatacttaagtgacttacccgtccaatgaggattgttattttcttgtttacaagatgccacatctgaggggggctgacaaatcctgaatttctgtgactgcaagaggtctatacttGGCGTGATTTACTGCAAGTCAGTTAAAACTAATTCGCTCTCTCAAAACAAAGGCAGTGTTTAATAGGAAGAAGGGTTTGTGTGTTTGAATCTTTTACCATTTTGTCATAACTGTCATTTTCACCTCTCTGTAAGCTTTGCCTTTTATGAAGTTTCGTGAGCGTCACTAAATGAAAATCAGTTGTGCCACAAACGTGCTTGGTAATTTACAGCTGGTGGACTTTTATCGGCACGTCCTCATGAGAATAAAGCGTTAATGGAACTTGTAAAGTCATAAATCTGGTGGCAATTCTAGCCACAAAAACATTGACGCAACTAAATGCGTCCCCAATGGCCAAACTAGAGCTCTTGGTTTTTATCTGACTGGTATTTTATAATAGGCAGAGGTACATACTGGTGAGCACGCCTCCCAACAGAGGACCTATAATGGCCATGAGCATGATGGCGAGGGGAAAGAAGCGTGCCATCTTGTGTCCCCGGAGAGTGGTGAGGGCCAGTAAAGCTGCAAAAAGGTGGAACACCAGCGAGGACACTCCAGCCCACAGGAACACGCCGTACCACATCTCTGAGAacaagaggaaaagaaaaaaaaaatcatgcaataATCAAGCAGAGTACAAAGGCAACTAGTTTACCATTTAAATGGTAGAGGATTTTGGCAGCATCTAATAAACACTCGGCATAATTAGTCAGCCTATTCATTGATTTACTCACACATGCTTGAAGCACATGTGGCGCTGATTGACAATTATGCAAAGTCACGTAGCTTGGATAAGATGATCACATCCCAGCTTGAGCACATCATTATCTAAAAGAAAATACTGGCAAACTGGGCGCCCTCACAGCAACGTTTTTCAACCATCTTCCGCAACTACTGAAAAAGTACTAAATATCAGCCCACATTCAGAGCACAGACATCAATATTATATAAATTAACTAACAAATATGGAATTGGTAGATCAATAAAATTAAAACTGATTTCAGACTATCAAGCTCTTAACAAAGGAGCTGCAGTGTAACAAcaagaaatgattttttttttcttggttcgtCAGCACTTTTCAGGATGTTTTTAACAATCAGTTCACTTATAAACTGTTCAAGTCGCTGATTTTCCACATATCGATGCATCCTGCAAAAAAATACCGAATTACACACTGATCTAGGgggaaacaaacaaaagaaaaaaaattcaggctGATTTCCATTTGCAAAGGAGTTcaaatacctggggtcaactgtacaaagtaatggcgagTGTGGAAGAGAAGCGAAGGAGAGTGCAATGGACAGAAGAgtgtgtcaggagtgatttgtgacagaaggttgccagcaagagtgaaagggaaagtgtacaagatgGTAGTAAGAGCAGCTACGATGTTGGATGGTTTGGAGACaatggcactgacaaaaagacaggagactGAACCAGAGGTGgggtgcaggccggacggctccccgatctgaggccctgtccacacggcaacggattcaggtgaatctgataaaattgtttatcgtttcggcctggcgtccacacggcaccggcgttttgggtgccccaaaatgaaatcttttgagaacgggttccagagtggaaaaatctggcaacggtgccgttgcgaagtcgtctggatgagtagaacggatttgtttacgatgacgtcacaaccacatgactagaacaagcagcactctcgctgttttgtatgaaccactgcattgcattcacttttgtatacagcttttcttttaaataaacaagtaactgaaccatttcttgaatttctttttttttattggataagactgcttttcaaaatgttcacacacaatataaaaagttatataaataatataaaaatgcttttcaaaatgttcacacacaataagaaaattaagttatataaaactatgcacactaataaaactaatttgtacacacagaaggcacgatttcctcgcgtagtcgcagccatcttcttcttgttgtgtgtttgttcctgagagtgcttcacaccgggtagaggaaggggtttatgcgcatgcgtttacttcttttattgttctggtgtctccgatgggaccgtcttatagcgcccctagaggtgtggcatgtgtattgcatcgttttcagcaagcgttgcgttgccatatgtacctgatattttactgatccgttgcccatgtggacgcgatatttttttaataacatctcgttgccgttgtcgtgtggatgtagcctgagtcaggcagtggaggtatgtggcagtgggggcgtgaccAAGCGGCGGTCCGTgactggagggcggggccaggg
The genomic region above belongs to Neoarius graeffei isolate fNeoGra1 chromosome 6, fNeoGra1.pri, whole genome shotgun sequence and contains:
- the tmem170a gene encoding transmembrane protein 170A isoform X1, coding for MQGDYNLPEIGFVQQILSLNLVPRKNATCERNDTRAGSQGLCGFSEMWYGVFLWAGVSSLVFHLFAALLALTTLRGHKMARFFPLAIMLMAIIGPLLGGVLTSAAIAGVYMAAGKKMISLEAFVFGVGQSFCVLIISFLRVLATL
- the tmem170a gene encoding transmembrane protein 170A isoform X2 translates to MWYGVFLWAGVSSLVFHLFAALLALTTLRGHKMARFFPLAIMLMAIIGPLLGGVLTSAAIAGVYMAAGKKMISLEAFVFGVGQSFCVLIISFLRVLATL